One genomic window of Tribolium castaneum strain GA2 chromosome 10, icTriCast1.1, whole genome shotgun sequence includes the following:
- the cher gene encoding filamin-A isoform X2: protein MAQQQCPYQSNFQQQQPVEACMQRDVDYCEFNDEDEMVTTERELAEDAQWKKIQQNTFTRWANEHLKTVQKHIGNLETDLSDGLRLITLIEVLAGKRLPKHNKKPSFRSQKLENVSVALKFLQDDEGIRIVNIDSSHIVDCKLKLILGLIWTLILHYSISLPMWEGEDDMNNGGTEPTPKQRLMNWIQTKLPDLPIHNFTTDWNDGKAVGALVDAVAPGLCPDWPDWNPKDSVENASEAMGLADDWLGIPQLIKPEEIVNPNVDEQSMMTYLSQFPNAKLKTGAPLRPRTSPNKVRVYGPGIEPTGPVVGAPANFTVETFSAGKGQVDVVVENPKGQKEPVEVRFNNDRNLTYSVAYTPKIEGNHKISVKFAGREVPKSPYTVKVEGHAGDPTKVTASGPGLQPDGVCINRPTYFDISTKNAGKGVPEVIILDPSGNKNSIPVTVRQTNQDLWRCEYISPTVGLHSVNIFFAGQPIPKSPYGVRVSPVSDARKVRASGRGLQPAGVRVKDDADFRIYTEGAGEGVPDVQIIGPGGVKESCKITKIDGTTYYAVYHPMKEGRYIVMITFAGQEIYKSPFEVNVGPYKETLIRAYGPGLAGGVVGYPALFTVETNGETGALGFSIQGPSQARIDCQDNGDGSADVRYYPTAPGEYAVHILCDSEDIPKSPHIAQILPNTDYHPEKVEVYGPGIEPSGVQKDVPAKFTIDARKAGSAPLDVRVADANCKPVEVKLTEKPDGTVDAVYVPHAGNRHTVQVNYGGVATKNSPFRVYVGEPVDASKVHCFGPGVEDGVKANTPTHFNIDARDAGDGDLDVHLVNEETRQEIPVKLTDNGDRTYTVDYETPQSGMHTVTLHYGGLRVPTTPIKFKVHPNVDVSKIRVDGLEPTAPVNSLQQFRVITQDAGKAEFAISITSPSGSKVKAHVIPTHEGYLVNFTPTQLGEYLLGISFGGEPISHRPFRLTCLTGSDPLKVKASGPGLHRGIVNRPAEFMIDTRGAGQGGLGVTVEGPCEAAINCRDNGDGTCSVAYLPTEIGDYGINITFNDQHIPGSPFQAIIVPEVDMNKIKVSGSGIQLHGVFVDSPTDFLVDTRGIPKTADDGIVTCTITNPSGAQTENLVTPLLDGTYKVSYTPFEEGRHTIDIFYDNVPVPGSPFIVNVRRGCDAKKCIAYGPGLEQGFLNKSNVFTVETKGAGTGGLSLAIEGPSEAKMTCKDNRDGSCSVEYIPTEPGEYDVAIKFADQHISGSPFKVQVVPDVDEKLVRAYGPGLEPSNCRSGVPTKFTIDASKVGPAPVAVNITSDQKPLPRRPEVKNNDDGTFEVSYIPPNEGANLKAQITYNGKDIPNSPFPVKVRPTVEPERVKLSGPSIDENRVPASIPTTIKIDTKEAGYGDLDVQVLGPDGYPRKVKITDNGDGTYGATFVPDDCGRYKIDVKYGGKEVTKAPISTQAYAIGNAEKCKITEGVEKTICSGESYCITVNTENAGRGAVTCRIRSTSGSDLDINIVDNGDGTFNIYYTVNDADDYTINIKFGGQPIPGGFYTFTAEEVSKSEKTSVSHSQTESVKKTSTRSKQTFRPLNFDNIPLPSTGGHVTAEIKMPSGTTDKPVIEDNHDGTVSIRYDPREEGLHELAVKFNGEHVQGSPYKIHVDSISSGYVTAYGPGLTHGVSGEPSNFTISTKGAGAGGLSLAVEGPSKAEISCHDNKDGTVSVSYLPTAPGEYKISVRFGDKHIKGSPFNAKITGEGRKRNQISVGSCSEVSLPGKISDADIRSLNASIQAPSGLEEPCFLKRLPTGNIGISFTPREIGEHVVSVKKMGNHITNSPFKINVCEREVGDARKVLVSGNALKEGKTHVQNTFNVDTRNAGFGGLSLSIEGPSKAEIQCNDNTDGTLNISYKPTEPGYYIVNLKFADHHVNGSPFTVKVTGEGTNRQREKIQRQREAVPITEVGSQCKLTFKMPGITSFDLSATVTSPGGVTEDAVINEVQDGLYAVHFVPKELGVHTVSVRYKDIHIPGSPFQFTVGPYRDHGAHLVKAGGAGLERGEQGELNEFNVWTREAGSGQLAISVEGPSKAEINFTDRKDGSCDVSYRVSEPGEYRIGLKFNDEHVPDSPFKVYISPAVGDAHLLEVAQFPEGCIQADKPSQFIVRRNGAKGNLDAKIIGPSGHEDDCFVQIIDLEEYSVRFMPRENGIHKIHAKFNGVHIPGSPFSVKVGKDTADPAAVHAAGAGLTDVKTGVKTDFIIDTVNAGAGTLAVNIDGPSKVSMDCTEVEEGYKVRYTPLAPGDYYISIKYNNNHIVGSPFKVNSKGDAKVADIGGQESSSVVVETTAKVGKGLNGSKGGPVLPHFKSNASKVTSKGQGLKKAFLGKQNQFTVSAQDAGTNILFVGVHGPKGPCEEVFIKHQGRNQYAVSYVVRERGDYIVIVKWGDDHIPGSPFKVEV, encoded by the exons ATGGCTCAACAACAGTGTCCCTACCAAAGCAACTTCCAGCAGCAGCAACCGGTCGAGGCTTGTATGCAGCGCGATGTGGACTATTGTGAGTTTAATGACGAGGACGAAATGGTGACGACCGAGCGCGAGTTGGCGGAAGACGCACAGTggaaaaaaatccaacaaaacACCTTCACGAGATGGGCCAACGAGCACCTGAAGACCGTGCAAAAGCACATCGGAAACCTGGAGACTGACCTCAGTGACGGATTAAGACTCATCACCCTAATCGAAGTCCTCGCAGGAAAACGTCTCCCTAAGCACAACAAGAAGCCCTCGTTCCGGTCCCAGAAACTAGAAAACGTCTCGGTGGCCCTCAAGTTCCTCCAAGACGACGAGGGAATTAGAATTGTTAATATCG ATTCGAGTCACATAGTcgattgtaaattaaaattaatattaggTTTGATATGGACGTTAATTTTGCATTACTCCATATCCTTGCCCATGTGGGAGGGCGAAGACGATATGAACAACGGCGGCACCGAACCCACACCCAAACAAAG GCTAATGAACTGGATCCAGACTAAACTGCCAGACTTGCCCATACATAATTTCACAACAGACTGGAATGACGGAAAAGCTGTCGGGGCTTTGGTCGACGCCGTCGCACCCGGTCTTTGCCCCGATTGGCCG GACTGGAATCCCAAAGATTCGGTCGAAAACGCGTCGGAAGCCATGGGGCTGGCCGACGACTGGCTGGGAATCCCCCAGTTGATCAAACCGGAAGAAATCGTCAACCCCAACGTCGACGAACAATCGATGATGACTTACTTGTCGCAATTCCCGAACGCCAAACTCAAAACTGGGGCCCCTCTGCGGCCTAGAACTAGTCCCAATAA GGTAAGGGTTTATGGTCCTGGAATTGAACCGACGGGGCCTGTGGTCGGGGCTCCTGCTAATTTCACTGTTGAGACATTCTCGGCCGGTAAAGGTCAAGTCGATGTTGTTGTTGAAAATCCAAAGGGACAGAAAGAACCAGTCGAAGTACGTTTCAATAACGACAGAAACTTAACTTATTCAGTTGCATATACGCCGAAAATCGAGGGCAATCACAAGATTTCGGTTAAATTTGCCGGACGCGAAGTCCCCAAAAGTCCCTATACTGTCAAAGTCGAGGGACATGCGGGAGATCCCACGAAAGTTACAGCGTCAGGTCCGGGCCTACAACCAGACGGCGTTTGCATCAACCGGCCCACTTATTTCGACATTTCGACCAAAA atgCTGGTAAAGGTGTCCCGGAAGTGATAATTCTAGACCCGTCAGGTAACAAAAACTCGATCCCTGTGACAGTGCGCCAAACTAATCAAGATCTGTGGCGTTGCGAATACATCTCTCCTACTGTTGGTTTACATTCCGTTAACATTTTCTTCGCCGGCCAACCCATTCCAAAAAGTCCCTACGGCGTCAGGGTTTCCCCCGTTTCCGACGCCCGGAAAGTGCGTGCGAGCGGGCGCGGCCTCCAACCTGCCGGCGTCCGAGTGAAAGATGATGCCGATTTCCGAATATACACAGAAGGGGCGGGTGAGGGGGTCCCCGATGTCCAGATAATCGGACCGGGAGGGGTCAAAGAATCCTgcaaaatcaccaaaatcgaCGGCACCACCTATTATGCCGTTTATCACCCCATGAAAGAAGGGCGATATATCGTAATGATCACTTTCGCCGGACAGGAAATTTACAAATCGCCGTTTGAGGTCAACGTAGGCCCGTACAAAGAGACCTTGATTCGGGCTTACGGCCCGGGTTTGGCGGGCGGAGTCGTCGGGTATCCAGCTCTGTTCACAGTGGAGACCAATGGGGAGACTGGAGCTTTGGGATTTAGCATCCAGGGGCCCTCCCAGGCCAGGATCGACTGTCAGGACAACGGCGATGGCTCCGCCGACGTCCGCTACTACCCGACAGCCCCCGGGGAATACGCCGTTCACATTCTGTGTGACAGCGAAGACATTCCGAAAAGCCCCCACATTGCTCAAATTCTGCCAAACACTGACTACCACCCCGAAAAAGTCGAGGTTTACGGGCCCGGGATCGAGCCCTCGGGGGTCCAGAAGGACGTTCCTGCGAAATTTACGATAGACGCACGCAAAGCAGGCTCGGCACCGCTTGATGTCAGAGTGGCCGACGCTAACTGCAAACCCGTCGAAGTCAAGCTGACTGAAAAACCTGACGGGACGGTGGACGCTGTTTACGTCCCGCATGCCGGCAATAGACACACAGTGCAAGTGAACTATGGCGGCGTTGCGACGAAGAATTCGCCGTTCAGGGTTTATGTAGGCGAACCTGTTGACGCGTCCAAGGTTCATTGTTTCGGGCCGGGGGTTGAAGACGGCGTCAAGGCGAACACTCCGACTCACTTCAATATTGATGCAAG AGACGCCGGGGATGGCGACTTGGACGTCCATCTGGTCAATGAGGAGACCCGGCAGGAGATTCCGGTCAAGTTGACCGATAACGGCGATCGGACGTACACCGTTGACTATGAGACTCCTCAGTCGGGGATGCACACGGTGACCCTCCACTATGGCGGTTTGCGCGTGCCCACCACTCCGATCAAGTTCAAAGTGCATCCAAATGTGGACGTTTCGAAGATACGAGTTGACGGATTGGAACCAA CGGCTCCTGTGAATAGTTTGCAACAGTTCCGTGTAATCACCCAAGATGCAGGTAAAGCAGAGTTCGCTATTTCCATTACTAGTCCTTCCGGAAGTAAAGTCAAAGCTCACGTGATTCCGACTCACGAGGGTTACTTAGTAAACTTCACTCCGACTCAGTTGGGGGAGTACCTATTAGGGATCTCCTTCGGTGGCGAACCGATCTCGCACAGACCATTCAGACTGACTTGTCTGACTGGCAGTGACCCTCTGAAAGTCAAAGCCTCGGGACCAGGCTTGCACAGAGGGATTGTGAACCGGCCTGCCGAATTCATGATAGATACTAGAGGCGCCGGTCAAGGTGGTTTAGGGGTGACAGTTGAAGGACCTTGCGAAGCCGCTATCAACTGTCGAGATAATGGTGATGGGACCTGTTCCGTTGCATACTTACCCACCGAAATCGGCGATTATGGGATTAATATCACTTTTAACGACCAGCATATTCCGGGTAGCCCGTTTCAAGCGATTATTGTACCCGAAGTCGATatgaacaaaattaaagtttctgGAAGCGGGATTCAGTTACACG GTGTTTTCGTTGACTCTCCTACTGATTTCCTTGTTGATACAAGGGGTATACCAAAAACAGCCGATGACGGCATAGTCACGTGCACTATCACGAACCCCTCCGGGGCCCAGACTGAGAATTTAGTCACCCCTTTGCTGGACGGCACTTACAAAGTTAGTTACACGCCGTTTGAGGAAGGTAGACATACTATAGACATTTTTTACGATAATGTGCCAGTCCCTGGATCACCTTTCATTGTCAATGTGAGGCGAGGTTGTGATGCCAAAAAATGCATAGCTTACGGGCCTGGCCTAGAGCAAGGCTTTTTGAACAAATCGAATGTCTTCACTGTTGAAACCAAAG GTGCGGGAACTGGTGGCCTTTCTCTTGCCATCGAGGGCCCGTCGGAGGCCAAAATGACGTGCAAAGACAACAGAGACGGTTCTTGCTCCGTGGAGTACATCCCCACTGAGCCAGGCGAGTACGACGTTGCAATCAAATTCGCCGACCAACACATTTCAGGATCCCCATTCAAA GTCCAAGTGGTCCCAGACGTTGATGAAAAACTGGTGCGTGCCTACGGCCCGGGTCTGGAACCTTCGAACTGCCGTTCAGGCGTCCCAACTAAATTCACAATAGACGCGTCAAAAGTGGGTCCAGCCCCGGTCGCTGTCAACATAACTTCCGACCAAAAACCCCTTCCACGACGACCAGAAGTGAAAAACAACGATGATGGCACTTTTGAAGTGTCCTACATCCCGCCGAACGAAGGCGCGAACCTTAAGGCCCAAATTACATACAATGGAAAGGACATCCCGAACAGTCCTTTCCCGGTTAAGGTTCGACCCACTGTAGAACCCGAAAGGGTGAAATTGAGTGGGCCAAGCATTGACGAAAATCGGGTGCCGGCCTCGATACCTACTacgattaaaattgatactaAGGAAGCCGGATATGGGGATTTGGATGTGCAAGTGTTG GGCCCTGACGGTTATCCACGGAAAGTTAAAATTACCGATAATGGGGACGGGACGTATGGGGCTACTTTCGTGCCGGATGACTGCGGCAGGTACAAAATTGATGTCAAATACGGAGGGAAAGAAGTAACGAAGGCCCCAATTTCGACGCAAGCTTACGCGATTGGAAAT GCtgagaaatgcaaaataaCCGAAGGGGTAGAAAAGACAATTTGTAGTGGGGAGTCTTATTGTATTACGGTTAATACGGAAAATGCCGGTCGGGGGGCTGTAACTTGTAGGATTAGGTCGACTAGTGGCAG TGATTTAGATATTAATATTGTGGATAATGGAGATGGCACGTTCAATATTTATTACACTGTTAACGACGCTGATGATTATACAATTAATATTAAGTTTGGTGGGCAACCAATTCCAGGTGGTTTTTATACATTTACG GCCGAGGAAGTTAGTAAATCCGAGAAAACCAGTGTTAGTCACTCACAAACCGAATCTGTGAAGAAAACATCCACCAGATCGAAACAAACTTTCCGACCTCTCAATTTCGACAATATCCCATTGCCGAGCACCGGAGGACACGTCACAG CCGAAATCAAAATGCCAAGCGGAACGACTGACAAGCCCGTGATTGAAGACAACCATGATGGTACTGTTTCAATCCGTTACGACCCCCGCGAGGAAGGGCTTCACGAGCTCGCCGTGAAATTCAACGGAGAGCACGTCCAAGGCTCCCCTTACAAAATCCACGTCGATTCAATCAGCTCCGGTTACGTAACGGCCTACGGCCCCGGCCTCACCCATGGGGTTTCGGGCGAGCCCAGCAATTTCACCATTTCGACCAAAGGGGCGGGCGCCGGGGGCCTCTCCTTGGCCGTGGAAGGGCCCAGCAAGGCCGAAATCAGCTGCCACGACAACAAAGACGGTACCGTTTCCGTCTCCTacctaccgactgcgccagGCGAGTACAAAATCTCCGTCCGGTTTGGCGACAAGCACATCAAGGGCTCGCCCTTCAACGCGAAAATCACCGGCGAGGGGCGCAAACGTAACCAGATTTCGGTCGGCTCCTGCAGTGAGGTGTCTCTCCCCGGGAAGATTTCCGACGCGGACATCCGGTCCTTGAACGCGTCGATCCAAGCCCCAAGTGGGTTGGAGGAACCGTGTTTCTTGAAGCGGCTCCCGACTGGGAACATTGGCATCTCGTTCACCCCCAGAGAAATCGGGGAACATGTCGTCTCGGTCAAAAAAATGGGCAATCACATCACCAACTCTCCCTTCAAAATCAATGTTTGCGAGAGGGAGGTTGGAGATGCCCGCAAGGTCCTAGTGTCCGGAAACGCCCTGAAGGAGGGCAAGACGCACGTCCAGAACACTTTTAACGTCGATACGAGGAACGCCGGGTTTGGCGGCCTCTCCTTGTCAATTGAAGGGCCCAGCAAGGCCGAGATCCAGTGCAATGACAACACTGACGGTACTCTTAATATTTCATACAAGCCCACCGAGCCTGGCTATTACATTGTCAATTTGAAATTTGCCGATCATCACGTTAACGGATCCCCCTTTACGGTCAAG GTTACTGGTGAAGGTACCAACAGGCAACGAGAGAAAATCCAACGGCAGAGGGAAGCCGTCCCGATTACCGAAGTCGGAAGTCAGTGCAAACTCACATTCAAAATGCCCG GAATTACGTCGTTCGACCTCAGCGCAACGGTCACATCTCCTGGCGGTGTAACCGAAGATGCGGTTATTAACGAGGTGCAGGATGGCCTCTATGCCGTCCACTTCGTGCCCAAAGAACTGGGCGTGCATACTGTTTCGGTGAGATACAAGGACATCCACATCCCTG GTTCTCCATTCCAATTCACCGTGGGGCCGTACCGCGACCACGGGGCCCATTTGGTGAAGGCCGGCGGCGCCGGTTTGGAGCGAGGCGAGCAAGGGGAGCTCAACGAGTTCAACGTCTGGACCAGAGAGGCCGGCAGTGGCCAGCTCGCCATTTCCGTAGAAGGCCCGAGTAAAGCTGAAATTAACTTTACCGATCGCAAAGACGGCTCTTGTGACGTGTCGTACCGCGTCTCTGAACCAG GTGAATACCGTATTGGATTGAAATTCAACGACGAACATGTGCCCGACTCGCCCTTCAAGGTGTACATCTCACCAGCCGTTGGTGATGCCCACTTACTCGAAGTCGCGCAGTTCCCCGAGGGCTGCATCCAGGCCGACAAACCCTCGCAATTCATCGTACGCAGAAATGGGGCCAAGGGCAATCTAGACGCCAAA ATCATCGGCCCCTCGGGCCACGAGGACGATTGCTTCGTCCAAATCATCGACTTGGAGGAGTACTCCGTGCGTTTCATGCCTCGCGAGAACGGCATTCACAAAATCCACGCCAAATTCAACGGAGTGCACATCCCGGGATCCCCCTTCAGCGTCAAAGTCGGCAAAGACACGGCCGACCCCGCCGCCGTCCATGCCGCAGGGGCCGGCCTTACCGACGTCAAAACGGGAGTCAAAACTGACTTTATCATCGATACTGTGAACGCCGGAGCGGGCACTTTGGCTGTCAATATCGATGGTCCTAGCAAAGTTTCAATGGATTGTACTGAAGTCGAGGAAGGCTACAAAGTGCGATACACCCCGCTGGCCCCCGGAGATTACTACATCAGTATTAAATACAACAACAATCACATAGTGGGGTCTCCGTTTAAAGTCAATAGTAAAGGAGACGCGAAAGTTGCGGACATTGGCGGACAGGAATCGTCGTCGGTCGTCGTGGAGACAACAGCGAAGGTCGGCAAAGGGCTCAACGGCTCGAAAGGAGGACCGGTTCTGCCACACTTCAAGAGCAACGCCTCCAAAGTCACCTCGAAGGGACAAGGCTTGAAGAAGGCTTTCTTAGGGAAACAGAACCAGTTCACTGTCTCAGCGCAAGACGCTG GTACCAATATTTTATTCGTCGGCGTTCATGGACCGAAAGGACCCTGTGAGGAAGTCTTCATCAAACACCAAGGCCGCAACCAGTACGCCGTCAGTTACGTGGTGCGAGAAAGAGGTGATTACATCGTTATCGTCAAGTGGGGTGATGACCATATTCCAGGGTCTCCATTTAAAGTGGAAGTTTAG